The genomic segment acaccattaATAGCTCATTTTATATGTCCTCTCTCTTGCTCACTGTGCAGCTGGCTGACTTTGGCCTTTCCAGTCAGTACCAGAGAGGCACTCTGCTGCAGACCTTCTGTGGAAGTCCGCTCTATGCTGCTCCAGAAATAGTGACTGGGCTGCCCTACCAGGGACCAGAGGTAGGTCACAATAACATGGAGCAGCGGGACAGCAGCCAACACACATGCTGAAGAACCATGTTACGTATAAAGAAACTCAACTCATGATACAGTATTTGAGCCACCGCACACTGAACCGGACcgtggtgaaaaaaaatgacagttggtgactcacacccacacaccaaGCGATTGAGCACCGCACATCTACCGTTGCAACAGAAAAACAGCGACCCTGTGTCAGGTTTTGAGGCTCGACAGACATTTTACTGCGACTGAACCATAAAAACATGGCACAATTGTCAGGGAAGATGTGAGAAGAAACAGGCTATTACATAACAGGATATTTTTAAAAGCTGTTTGATCCATCCAAAGGCTAATTGAACCTTACATTTTGGCAACTGAGACCCTCTTCACTTTGCTTTCGAGCCAGAGGTACGGCTTGGCATCGCTGCTGCGGTCGGTTAGGTCTTGTTTACGCTTCGTACCCCAAAAACTTATTTTcggtcattttgattggctgttacatctgcgATGCTGCGACGCCGTTCACCAGTGATTCAAATTTGAAATTGCAGTGGCAGACGGTCGGTCGCTGAACCACGACACGGTGTGCTGTATTTTAATAACATCCGAGACATGTATCATTCTGCTTGTTCCCTGTTCTGAGATACTACTGCACATAGATGCTTTCTAACTGTCTGCCCGAGGCCATTCTTAATTCAATCTTTTGAACGATTCCTGTTTCTGTTGTCTGTCTGAGTTATTATTTAAGTAACATTTATTCTTGAATGCTcagcttttaaaaaacataGAACACACAGTATGATTTACTGACAGCAATGTTTCATGTCTTGTTtcgtgatatatatatatatatatatatatgtgtgtgtgtgtgtgtgtgtatgccagGTGGATTGCTGGGCGCTGGGTGTGTTGCTGTACGCGCTGGTGTACAGCAGTATGCCATTTGATGGAGCCAGTCACTCCGTGCTTAAAGAGCAGATATGCCGAGGTCGCTATCGAAGACCCAACCCCCCCTCAGGTGCACCTTTACAATGTCCTCCACATTGACCATGAAACACACGATgtgggaaaaaagtattggcacACCAACAGTAAACGAAAAGGGATATCGGGGTCTTTCTTTCGAGATAAAATATTCAGATTTTACACAACTGCAGCTGATTTGGGGCAAAAATGATTCTAAGTAGTATATAATGTAATTCAAAAttgatgtaataaataaaaatacactaaaCATCACAATATGATAAAACATGACTTTCTAATTGTAACATCCGCGATTATTAAAAGGTGGTCCCGCAAAATCGCATAGCAGTGAATTAGCTCTTCACAGCTGCTGATTTGTGCCTTAATGATAAACGAATTCAGAAACAGAACATCGCTGGAGTACATGCTTTTCAGTTCATTTGAAAAGAACAAACCGTAAATTACCGCAGAAATGAATTTTTCTTATCAGGAACTAGGTTTGtccacacaaaacacataatGTAGTCTTGCACTGCTGCCATATCAATGACCGGAAAACACAGAAGGCAGACAAGATTAATCTATTTATTGGCACATTGCCTTTTAAAGAGCTCTTGACTTTTCCTCCCCTCCAGACGCCTGCGCTCTTATCGACTGGTTGTTGacggtgcgtgtggatgagagGGCCACGATCGAGGATGTAGCCAATCACTGGTGGGTGAACTGGGGATACGACGAGAGCGTGTGTGACTGCCCTTCGTCGGCACACCCGGACTGTCCCTCCCCGCTGCTGGCTCGCTACATCGACTGGCAGAATCGGGTGGTCAAGAGTTTGGCTGCTGAAGCGGGGCGCCCACCTCCAGAATCCAACCGTCACCCCCCTCATCCGTGTTATTTCAGCTTGCCTCTTCGGGCCGAGCGAGGAGGAAGAGCGCGAGGAGGAACGTCCTGCGTCAGAAAATCACGCAAGGAGAACGCCATTCCCCAGACGACAGAAGGAACGTGTGGTGGTGCAGCAGCTTCTGCGCTGTCCTCCACCACCTCCACCGCTGAAAGAAAGAAACCCAAAAGTATTCTTAAACATCAGAGGAGTTTTGACTCAGTTTTGCTTAGCCCTACCAAAGAAAGCCCCCACCAGGGTACCGCCGATCCCCAGCTTTATCAAACACATGCGCTTGGCCACACGCATGCTGAGGTCCTGTCCACCACTCTTCCATCTCCCTGTACATTCAGACAGCCCTCCTCTAAAATGCCCAAGAAGGGGATACTTAAGAACCCATATGAAGGGGAGTCAGGTTGTGTCTCTTACTCACAACGCAGGGAGTCCAGAGCAGACGTCAAGGAGAGTGATGTGGGAGACTCCTCCTCGAACAAACAGCAGACCTTTATCCCAGCAGCAGAGGGCAGTCCAACCATGCGCACGGAGGCAGTGAGAAGACGAAAGGGTATTCTTAAACGGAACGGCAAGTTCTCACGCAGCCTGGACCTTCCAGAGGAACGGCGCTCACCGCCGCCTTCTGATCGGCCGTCATTCCCGGAGACTCTGCGGCACTTCCTCCAGGCCAAAACGGGCGCCGACGGCCGCCAAAGCCGCCCGTCCAGCGTGGTGAGCGAGGATAGCCTATTCTCCAGCGACTCCTTCGACCTGCTGGACCTCAGCACTCAATCACGCCGCAGGGTTTTTTCTCAGGGGACGCGGCGGAGCGCATGTAGCTCAGAGGAGGATCTGAGAGGTGGAGCAGGGGAAGGACGAGAGTCCAAGTGGTGATGTCTGACATCGGAGTGGTGGCTAATTTAAAAACCCTGCAAAGTCAAATCctagatttgtttctaaatacattatacagtaatttatCCAGGGAGTTTAAGTTCCAGACAGTGATAATTTTGACAGCAAACTTTGATTTAGTTTTAGTCAGTCTTTtcacaaatatttaattaagGCTATTATTTAGGTATTGTTTATTGGTGATGAAGAGTATTCATGAAACTTACTCATATATGTAAATAATAGCCGAAATACTTGGTTGCTACGTCGCGGATTTCATGTATTGCGGGGGTGGTATGGAACCAGTTTTAATTTTGAGAGCAAATTTTGATTTCGTTTTAGTCCAAGTCTTTTgactaaaatgtcattttgtttgaGTCATAATTTCAGCATTTAAATTGTTTGAGTCTCGTTTTAGTTGACGAAAACGGCAGTAAATTTAGTggactaaaagaaaaaaaagtgtattcaagggtcgtgaaaaaaacaaaaaaaacatggcatttagCAAAAAGAAATAACTTTAATTATCCTAAGTGACCTAAAACAGTCAAGTAAATTTACTGGAGTCTTCGTCAACCAAAACTAGACGAAAGCTAAAACAATGGAGATGACATAATTAGGACCGaagcaaaatgacattttagtcAAAAGACTTTGACTAAAACTAAATCAAAATTTGTTGTCAAAGTTAAAAATGGTTCAAGCCCACCCCAGCAATAGATGAAATCTGCGAAGTAGCAGCCAAGTATTTAGGCTATTGTTTACATATATTTGTTGGTTTCATACATAATCTTCATCAAcaataaacatgcatgtgaggtgcaggtattattattttccactTGAGGTCACCGTCTACacattattattgatttttcaccttttgaagcctcattttttttatacttggcAATTTTCTTCAATCGTTCAattttggcagggttgttaacaccactcttctctgtggtttgTCAATATTAGAAGGCgtatttgttttcactttacaggggaCTTTAAGGCCTCAATGTTCAGTTTTAAAACGGTACTTTCATCTTTACAAGACTCGAGAACTGCATTTTGAGTGCTGCTAATGTAAAAGCACTTTTTTGACTTTTCTTGAATGCCGAACGGGTCACTGGCAATTCCACTGTGCTTTGGATGATTACACTCAAATCAATAGAATGGACTTTTCCAAACCGTCATACAGCTGCTCCTATCTAATTCATTTCCAAATGAACTTTGCACTGTGGCTTTTGAGTGCCACCCCTGCCCATGTCACACACATTGACATGTCAATAGGGATGAAACAATATCATATCAACAATTTTTGATCCACTAACCATGACCACGCATCACAAGGCCCTTGCTGGTTTGCACGGACATCATATGAATGGCATTCGTCTCGCCCATCAGACCATGCGGATTTGGGCAATTGTAGTGTAaaagtttgtttcattttattactACTTAATAAGAAAAATTGCATTGCGTATTTTTCACCATGAGAGAATATTTATGAGCACAGACAGCAGGTT from the Phycodurus eques isolate BA_2022a chromosome 1, UOR_Pequ_1.1, whole genome shotgun sequence genome contains:
- the LOC133413367 gene encoding NUAK family SNF1-like kinase 1 isoform X1 — translated: MGRRDGDSRGAMNTGDRSELADVDAAGRPAPEVKKHHHKHNLKHRYELLQTLGKGTYGKVKKAVDRASLGTVAIKTIRKEHITDDLDKIHIQREIEITSSLRHSHIIRFLEVFESRDKIVIVMEYASKGELYDYILEKRKLAETEARSIFRQITSAVHYCHKHGVVHRDLKLENILLDQHLNVKLADFGLSSQYQRGTLLQTFCGSPLYAAPEIVTGLPYQGPEVDCWALGVLLYALVYSSMPFDGASHSVLKEQICRGRYRRPNPPSDACALIDWLLTVRVDERATIEDVANHWWVNWGYDESVCDCPSSAHPDCPSPLLARYIDWQNRVVKSLAAEAGRPPPESNRHPPHPCYFSLPLRAERGGRARGGTSCVRKSRKENAIPQTTEGTCGGAAASALSSTTSTAERKKPKSILKHQRSFDSVLLSPTKESPHQGTADPQLYQTHALGHTHAEVLSTTLPSPCTFRQPSSKMPKKGILKNPYEGESGCVSYSQRRESRADVKESDVGDSSSNKQQTFIPAAEGSPTMRTEAVRRRKGILKRNGKFSRSLDLPEERRSPPPSDRPSFPETLRHFLQAKTGADGRQSRPSSVVSEDSLFSSDSFDLLDLSTQSRRRVFSQGTRRSACSSEEDLRGGAGEGRESKW
- the LOC133413367 gene encoding NUAK family SNF1-like kinase 1 isoform X2, translating into MEYASKGELYDYILEKRKLAETEARSIFRQITSAVHYCHKHGVVHRDLKLENILLDQHLNVKLADFGLSSQYQRGTLLQTFCGSPLYAAPEIVTGLPYQGPEVDCWALGVLLYALVYSSMPFDGASHSVLKEQICRGRYRRPNPPSDACALIDWLLTVRVDERATIEDVANHWWVNWGYDESVCDCPSSAHPDCPSPLLARYIDWQNRVVKSLAAEAGRPPPESNRHPPHPCYFSLPLRAERGGRARGGTSCVRKSRKENAIPQTTEGTCGGAAASALSSTTSTAERKKPKSILKHQRSFDSVLLSPTKESPHQGTADPQLYQTHALGHTHAEVLSTTLPSPCTFRQPSSKMPKKGILKNPYEGESGCVSYSQRRESRADVKESDVGDSSSNKQQTFIPAAEGSPTMRTEAVRRRKGILKRNGKFSRSLDLPEERRSPPPSDRPSFPETLRHFLQAKTGADGRQSRPSSVVSEDSLFSSDSFDLLDLSTQSRRRVFSQGTRRSACSSEEDLRGGAGEGRESKW